Proteins from a genomic interval of bacterium YEK0313:
- the oppF_10 gene encoding Oligopeptide transport ATP-binding protein OppF: MSEPLVTVRNLSRTFDVSKPWLNRMIEREEKRFLRAVQDVSFTIGRRETFALVGESGSGKSTVANMVVGLLPPSGGSVSIEGVDIWKRDDQARLKTLRKKIQMIFQSPFASLNPRWRVDRIIAEPIRAFGLMRDNTAIEAEVGRLLRTVGLDPADGAKYPHEFSGGQRQRIAIARALSSKPDFIVCDEPTSALDVSVQAQILNLMRDLQDEFGLTYLFISHNLAVVRHMATRIGVMYLGRLVEVAPARQMFQAPRHPYTRMLLDAVPDLEMSGRARKPVDGEIPNPITPPAGCPFNPRCPLANGRCRTEMPAPVSDAYGTVACHAVAEGRLAA, from the coding sequence GTGAGCGAGCCGCTGGTGACCGTGCGCAATCTGTCGCGCACCTTCGACGTATCCAAGCCCTGGCTGAACCGGATGATCGAGCGCGAGGAGAAGCGCTTCCTCCGCGCCGTGCAGGACGTGTCCTTCACTATCGGCCGCCGGGAGACCTTCGCGCTCGTCGGCGAATCCGGTTCGGGCAAGTCGACGGTCGCCAACATGGTCGTCGGCCTCTTGCCGCCGTCCGGCGGCTCGGTGTCGATCGAGGGCGTCGACATCTGGAAGCGCGACGATCAGGCGCGGCTCAAGACGCTGCGCAAGAAGATCCAGATGATCTTCCAGTCGCCGTTCGCCTCGCTCAACCCGCGCTGGCGGGTCGACCGGATCATTGCCGAGCCGATCCGCGCCTTCGGCCTGATGCGCGACAATACCGCCATCGAGGCCGAGGTCGGCCGGCTCTTGAGGACGGTTGGTCTCGATCCCGCCGACGGCGCGAAATATCCGCACGAATTCTCCGGCGGCCAGCGCCAGCGCATCGCGATCGCCCGGGCGCTGTCGTCCAAGCCCGACTTCATCGTCTGCGACGAGCCGACCTCGGCGCTCGACGTTTCCGTGCAGGCGCAGATCCTCAACCTGATGCGCGACCTGCAGGACGAGTTCGGCCTGACCTATCTGTTCATCTCGCACAACCTGGCGGTGGTCCGCCACATGGCGACGCGCATCGGGGTCATGTATCTCGGCCGCCTGGTCGAGGTGGCGCCGGCCAGGCAGATGTTCCAGGCGCCGCGCCATCCCTATACACGCATGCTGCTCGATGCCGTGCCGGATCTCGAAATGTCGGGCCGGGCGCGCAAGCCCGTCGACGGCGAGATCCCCAATCCGATCACCCCGCCGGCCGGCTGCCCGTTCAATCCGCGCTGTCCGCTGGCCAATGGCCGCTGCCGGACCGAAATGCCGGCGCCGGTCTCCGACGCCTATGGCACGGTGGCGTGTCACGCTGTCGCAGAAGGGCGACTTGCCGCCTGA
- the oppD_14 gene encoding Oligopeptide transport ATP-binding protein OppD: MTTPVLSVRDLVVEFPTRRGILTAVDHISFDIQPGEVLGVVGESGAGKSMTGTAVIGLLEPPGRIAGGEIRLKGERIDNLSAEAMRKMRGKRIGMVFQDPLTSLNPLYTVGEQLVETIRTHAPLSAAQARAKAIDLLAEVGISAPEKRIDAYPHQFSGGMRQRVVLALALCAGPELVIADEPTTALDVSVQAQIIGLLKKLCKDHGTAVMLITHDMGVIAETADRVAVMYAGRIAEIGPVQDVIKRARHPYTEGLMGSIPTLDTDADRLVQIPGSMPRLTAIPKGCAFNPRCPKVFDRCRTERPDPIPLGAGAAACWLYAKSEETVA; the protein is encoded by the coding sequence ATGACGACACCCGTTCTGTCCGTCCGCGATCTCGTGGTCGAATTTCCGACGCGCCGCGGCATTCTCACCGCGGTCGACCATATCTCCTTCGACATCCAGCCGGGCGAGGTGCTCGGCGTCGTCGGCGAGTCCGGGGCCGGCAAGTCGATGACCGGCACCGCGGTGATCGGCCTGCTCGAGCCGCCCGGCCGGATCGCCGGCGGCGAGATCCGCCTGAAGGGCGAGCGCATCGACAATCTCAGCGCCGAAGCCATGCGGAAGATGCGCGGCAAACGCATCGGCATGGTGTTCCAGGACCCGCTGACCTCGCTGAACCCGCTCTATACGGTGGGCGAGCAGCTCGTCGAGACGATCCGCACCCATGCCCCGCTGAGCGCCGCGCAGGCCCGCGCCAAGGCGATCGACCTCCTGGCCGAGGTCGGCATTTCCGCTCCGGAAAAGCGCATCGACGCCTATCCGCACCAGTTCTCCGGCGGCATGCGCCAGCGCGTCGTGCTGGCGCTGGCGCTCTGTGCAGGGCCCGAGCTCGTCATCGCCGACGAGCCGACCACCGCCCTCGACGTGTCGGTGCAGGCGCAGATCATCGGCCTCCTGAAGAAGCTCTGCAAGGATCACGGCACGGCGGTGATGCTGATCACCCACGACATGGGCGTCATTGCCGAAACCGCCGATCGCGTCGCCGTCATGTATGCCGGCCGCATCGCCGAGATCGGGCCGGTGCAGGACGTGATCAAGCGCGCGCGCCATCCCTATACCGAGGGCCTGATGGGCTCGATCCCGACGCTCGACACGGATGCCGACAGGCTCGTGCAGATCCCGGGCTCGATGCCGCGGCTGACCGCCATTCCCAAGGGCTGCGCCTTCAACCCGCGCTGCCCGAAAGTGTTCGACCGCTGCCGGACGGAACGTCCCGATCCCATCCCGCTCGGTGCCGGGGCTGCCGCGTGCTGGCTCTATGCGAAGTCAGAGGAGACGGTGGCGTGA
- the gsiD_16 gene encoding Glutathione transport system permease protein GsiD has product MTLSTEPARPSLATRVKKAWDSDIAWSFRHSPVAVIAAVMTVVLILAAIFADRIAPQNAFDPAALDLLDAYTRPGEAGASSGTVYWLGTDNQGRDLLSAILYGSRVSLFVGFAAVFFSVVMGVTLGLVAGYVGGRTDALIMRVADIQLSFPAILIALLFFGVARGLIAAANHEQMAIWVLIVAIGLSNWAQYARTVRGSTLVERNKEYVQAARVIGRPPFVIMLRHVLPNVTGPVLVISTINLALAVIEEATLSFLGVGVPPTQPSLGTLIRFGQQYLFSGEWWILFFPALALVLLALSINLLGDWLRDALNPRLR; this is encoded by the coding sequence ATGACGCTCTCCACCGAACCCGCCAGGCCGAGCCTTGCGACCCGCGTGAAGAAGGCCTGGGATTCCGACATCGCCTGGAGCTTCCGGCATTCGCCGGTGGCGGTGATCGCGGCGGTGATGACCGTCGTGCTGATCCTCGCCGCGATCTTCGCCGACCGGATTGCGCCGCAGAACGCCTTCGATCCGGCGGCGCTCGACCTGCTCGACGCCTATACCCGGCCGGGCGAGGCCGGCGCGAGCTCGGGTACGGTCTACTGGCTCGGCACCGACAATCAGGGCCGCGACCTGCTCTCGGCCATTCTCTACGGCTCGCGCGTCTCGCTGTTCGTCGGCTTCGCCGCGGTCTTCTTCTCGGTCGTCATGGGCGTCACGCTCGGGCTGGTCGCCGGCTATGTCGGTGGGCGCACCGATGCCCTGATCATGCGGGTCGCCGACATCCAGCTGTCCTTCCCGGCCATCCTGATCGCGCTCCTGTTCTTCGGCGTGGCGCGCGGGCTGATCGCCGCGGCGAACCACGAGCAGATGGCGATCTGGGTGCTGATCGTGGCGATCGGCCTGTCCAACTGGGCGCAATATGCCCGCACCGTGCGCGGCTCGACCCTGGTCGAGCGCAACAAGGAATATGTCCAGGCTGCGCGCGTCATCGGCCGGCCGCCCTTCGTCATCATGCTGCGCCATGTGCTGCCCAACGTCACCGGGCCGGTGCTGGTCATCTCGACCATCAATCTGGCGCTCGCCGTCATCGAGGAGGCGACCCTGTCCTTCCTCGGTGTCGGCGTGCCGCCGACCCAGCCCTCGCTCGGCACGCTGATCCGGTTCGGCCAGCAATATCTTTTCTCGGGAGAATGGTGGATTCTGTTCTTCCCGGCGCTCGCGCTCGTGCTGCTGGCCTTGTCGATCAACCTGTTAGGTGATTGGCTGCGCGACGCGTTGAATCCGAGGCTGCGCTGA
- the gsiC_17 gene encoding Glutathione transport system permease protein GsiC codes for MIAYAVKSLAQAVLVMLAVALVAFSMFRFVGDPVSNLVGQEATIADRLELARELGLDDPIPVQFLRFVGNAAQLQFGVSFRQGRPVIDLIKERLPATVELAVLSAAFALIVGIVLGVVTAIRRDGILAHAILSLSLVGVSLPTFLIGIGLIWLFAVELRWLPSFGRGDVVAFGWWTTGLLTASGLKSLVMPVLTLGFYQLTLIMRLVRAEMLETLRTDYVKFARARGVPERVIWFRHALKNTMIPVTTVVGLQLGSVIAFAIVTESVFQWPGLGALFVNAVQFVDIPVMAAYLMFVAFVFVVTNLVVDLLYFALDPRLRGAGSAAAH; via the coding sequence ATGATCGCTTATGCCGTCAAAAGCCTCGCGCAGGCCGTGCTGGTCATGCTGGCCGTGGCCCTGGTCGCCTTTTCGATGTTCCGCTTCGTCGGCGACCCCGTGTCGAACCTGGTCGGCCAGGAGGCGACGATCGCCGACCGGCTCGAACTCGCCCGCGAGCTCGGCCTCGACGACCCCATTCCCGTCCAGTTCCTCCGTTTCGTCGGCAATGCCGCGCAGCTGCAGTTCGGCGTCAGCTTCCGCCAGGGCCGGCCGGTGATCGACCTCATCAAGGAGCGCCTGCCGGCGACCGTCGAGCTTGCCGTGCTTTCGGCGGCCTTCGCGCTGATCGTCGGCATCGTGCTCGGCGTCGTCACCGCCATCCGGCGCGACGGCATCCTCGCCCATGCCATCCTGTCGCTGTCGCTGGTCGGGGTTTCCCTGCCGACCTTCCTGATCGGCATCGGGCTCATCTGGCTGTTTGCGGTCGAGCTGCGCTGGCTGCCCTCGTTCGGGCGCGGCGACGTCGTCGCCTTCGGCTGGTGGACGACCGGGCTCCTCACCGCATCGGGGCTGAAATCGCTGGTCATGCCGGTGCTCACCCTCGGCTTCTACCAGCTCACCCTGATCATGCGTCTGGTGCGCGCCGAAATGCTGGAAACGCTGCGCACCGACTACGTGAAGTTCGCCCGCGCCCGCGGCGTGCCCGAGCGGGTGATCTGGTTCCGCCACGCCCTGAAGAACACCATGATCCCGGTCACCACCGTGGTCGGCCTGCAGCTCGGTTCGGTCATCGCCTTCGCCATCGTCACCGAGAGCGTGTTCCAGTGGCCGGGCCTCGGCGCCCTGTTCGTCAACGCCGTCCAGTTCGTCGACATCCCCGTCATGGCGGCCTATCTGATGTTCGTCGCCTTCGTCTTCGTGGTGACCAACCTCGTTGTCGATCTCCTCTATTTCGCGCTCGATCCGCGCCTGCGCGGCGCCGGCTCGGCGGCAGCGCATTGA
- the gsiB_20 gene encoding Glutathione-binding protein GsiB precursor, giving the protein MSSLSRTSGIRRPRLRSLWLAAALAAAGLAGASTADARTVRWARSVDAQTLDPMSANIGPTTAVAHQIYEPLVHRGYDGKLVPTLAVEWRNLADDPTVWEVKLRQGVKFHDGSAFTADDVVFSFDRARSPTSDFRGLITSIESVTKVDAHTVRIKTKAPNPLLFENLTNIFMMSKAWAEANNAVQPQNIRERQENGATRNAMGTGAYQLVSREPDVRTVMRRFEGYWGRSQFPLEVSELILVPIQQDATRIAALLSGEVDAVHDVPVQDIARLQQSPGVKVNTGPENRVIFLGFNVGSAELKSSDIRGRNPFADRRVRAAINGAVNRDAITRVVMRGQGVPIGYVGTNFISGYSPEIAAVPRVDVAGANKALDEAGYPRRPDAGNTRFSVTLQCTNNRYVADENICQALVGMLGQIGIKANLVAKPAAQHFPELQREELDFFLVGWGIPTYDAEYVLTFMFHTRTASNGTWNGTRYSNPALDTRMIALQTMPDVARRNAEIADLQRILKEETIYVPLHVQSISHAMRGGLQVPVHPDAQAWFKYFRFGTS; this is encoded by the coding sequence ATGTCGTCCTTGTCTCGGACATCTGGAATCCGCAGGCCGCGCCTGCGCTCGCTCTGGCTCGCGGCGGCGCTCGCCGCCGCCGGCCTTGCCGGCGCATCGACCGCGGATGCCCGCACCGTGCGCTGGGCGCGTTCGGTCGATGCCCAGACGCTCGACCCGATGTCGGCCAATATCGGGCCGACCACCGCGGTGGCGCATCAGATCTACGAGCCGCTGGTCCATCGCGGCTATGACGGCAAGCTGGTGCCGACCCTTGCCGTCGAATGGCGCAACCTCGCCGACGATCCGACGGTCTGGGAGGTCAAGCTGCGCCAGGGCGTCAAGTTCCACGACGGCAGCGCCTTCACCGCCGACGACGTGGTGTTCTCCTTCGACCGCGCGCGCTCGCCGACATCGGATTTCCGCGGCCTGATCACCTCGATCGAAAGCGTCACCAAGGTCGATGCCCACACCGTGCGGATCAAGACCAAGGCGCCGAACCCGCTCCTGTTCGAGAACCTGACCAACATCTTCATGATGTCGAAGGCCTGGGCCGAGGCCAACAACGCGGTTCAGCCGCAGAACATCCGCGAGCGGCAGGAAAACGGCGCGACCCGCAACGCCATGGGCACCGGCGCCTATCAGCTCGTCTCGCGCGAGCCGGACGTGCGCACGGTGATGCGCCGCTTCGAAGGCTATTGGGGCCGCAGCCAGTTCCCGCTCGAAGTGTCCGAGCTGATCCTGGTGCCGATCCAGCAGGATGCGACGCGCATCGCGGCGCTGCTGTCGGGCGAGGTCGACGCGGTGCACGACGTGCCGGTGCAGGACATTGCCCGCCTGCAGCAGAGCCCGGGCGTCAAGGTCAATACCGGGCCCGAGAACCGGGTCATCTTCCTCGGCTTCAATGTCGGGTCGGCGGAGCTGAAATCCTCCGACATCCGCGGCCGCAACCCGTTCGCCGACCGCCGGGTGCGCGCGGCGATCAACGGCGCGGTCAACCGCGACGCCATCACGCGCGTCGTGATGCGCGGCCAGGGCGTGCCGATCGGCTATGTCGGCACCAATTTCATCTCCGGCTATTCACCCGAGATCGCCGCCGTGCCGCGGGTCGATGTCGCGGGCGCCAACAAGGCGCTGGACGAGGCCGGCTATCCGCGCCGTCCGGATGCCGGCAACACGCGCTTCTCGGTCACCCTGCAATGCACCAACAACCGCTATGTGGCGGACGAGAACATCTGCCAGGCGCTGGTCGGCATGCTCGGCCAGATCGGCATCAAGGCCAATCTGGTGGCCAAGCCCGCCGCCCAGCATTTCCCCGAGCTGCAGCGCGAGGAGCTCGACTTCTTCCTGGTTGGCTGGGGCATCCCGACCTATGACGCGGAATATGTGCTGACCTTCATGTTCCACACCCGGACCGCCTCGAACGGCACCTGGAACGGCACCCGCTACTCCAATCCCGCGCTCGACACGCGCATGATCGCCCTGCAGACCATGCCCGACGTCGCGCGCCGCAATGCCGAGATCGCCGACCTTCAGCGCATCCTGAAGGAGGAGACGATCTACGTGCCGCTGCACGTCCAGTCGATCAGCCACGCCATGCGCGGCGGCCTGCAGGTGCCGGTCCATCCCGACGCCCAGGCCTGGTTCAAATATTTCCGCTTCGGCACCTCCTGA
- a CDS encoding Saccharopine dehydrogenase encodes MTEGRFRVLILGGYGTFGGRLARLLADQARLDLIIAGRSQEKAEAFCRALGGRARAEPLVLDRAGDLAAAFAAVRADLVVDASGPFQAYGAEPYAVVDAAIAAGMDYIDLADGAAFVAGIGTRDAAARARNVFVLSGASSFPVLSAAATRRLADGGTVETITGGVAPSPRAGIGLNVIRAIASYAGRPIALRRDGRDTTGIALVESITRTVAPPGHVPLGARRFSLVEVPDLTELPRLWPELRAVWVGAGTLPAVWQRGLNGLARLVRCGLIPSLGRFAPLFHAVTGRLAWGEHRGGMLVEASGLTVEGQPFARSWHLLAEGDAGPFIPAMPAAVLVRWCLDGRRPAPGARSAAAGLELDDFEASFASAGIVHGMRDDRAAAAEPSLYRRILGPAFDRLPAEIRAMHGAEPRFVVRGRAAVERGRGPLSWLAGALIGFPKAAADVPLEVVFARDGGREIWRRCFAGRSFSSIQEAGHGKAGHLLVERFGVARFDLALVVADGRLSLVPRRWSVLGVPLPLALAPAGSAFETVEDGRFRFHVEIGHRRLGLIVRYRGWLEPAPEGSPEQSGVPSQGARG; translated from the coding sequence ATGACCGAGGGCCGCTTTCGCGTCCTCATCCTTGGCGGCTACGGCACTTTCGGCGGCCGGCTGGCGCGCCTGCTCGCCGACCAAGCACGCCTCGACCTGATCATTGCCGGCCGATCGCAGGAAAAGGCCGAGGCGTTCTGCCGCGCGCTCGGGGGCAGGGCGCGCGCCGAGCCGCTGGTCCTCGACCGCGCGGGCGATCTCGCGGCCGCCTTCGCCGCCGTCCGCGCCGACCTGGTGGTCGATGCCTCCGGGCCGTTCCAGGCCTATGGCGCCGAGCCCTATGCTGTGGTGGATGCGGCGATCGCCGCCGGCATGGACTATATCGACCTCGCCGACGGCGCGGCTTTCGTCGCCGGCATCGGCACGCGTGACGCGGCGGCCAGGGCGAGGAACGTCTTCGTCCTGTCCGGCGCCAGCAGCTTTCCGGTTCTGTCGGCGGCGGCGACCCGCCGGCTCGCCGATGGCGGCACGGTCGAAACGATCACCGGCGGCGTCGCACCCTCGCCGCGTGCCGGCATTGGCCTCAACGTGATCCGCGCCATTGCGAGCTATGCCGGCCGGCCGATCGCGCTGCGCCGCGACGGCCGGGACACGACCGGTATCGCATTGGTCGAGAGCATCACGCGGACCGTCGCGCCGCCCGGCCACGTGCCGCTCGGCGCGCGGCGTTTCTCGCTGGTCGAGGTGCCCGACCTGACCGAGCTGCCGCGGCTCTGGCCGGAACTGCGCGCGGTGTGGGTCGGCGCCGGCACCCTGCCGGCCGTCTGGCAGCGCGGTCTCAACGGGCTCGCCCGGCTGGTCCGGTGCGGCCTCATACCCTCCCTCGGCCGCTTCGCCCCGCTGTTCCACGCGGTCACCGGGCGTCTTGCCTGGGGCGAACATCGCGGCGGCATGCTGGTGGAAGCCTCCGGCCTGACGGTCGAGGGGCAGCCCTTCGCGCGCTCCTGGCACCTCCTTGCCGAAGGCGATGCCGGGCCGTTCATTCCAGCGATGCCTGCGGCCGTCCTGGTCCGCTGGTGCCTCGACGGCCGGCGCCCGGCACCCGGCGCGCGCTCGGCCGCGGCGGGCCTGGAGCTCGACGATTTCGAGGCCAGCTTCGCGTCCGCCGGCATCGTTCACGGCATGCGCGACGATCGGGCTGCGGCCGCGGAACCCTCGCTCTACCGGCGCATCCTCGGTCCTGCCTTCGACCGTCTGCCGGCCGAGATCCGGGCGATGCACGGCGCGGAGCCGCGGTTCGTCGTGCGCGGCCGGGCCGCGGTCGAGCGGGGTCGTGGCCCGCTGTCCTGGCTCGCCGGCGCGCTCATCGGCTTTCCGAAAGCCGCGGCCGACGTGCCGCTCGAAGTGGTGTTCGCGCGCGACGGCGGCCGCGAGATCTGGCGGCGCTGCTTTGCCGGCCGCAGCTTTTCCAGCATCCAGGAAGCCGGCCATGGCAAGGCAGGGCATCTGCTCGTCGAGCGCTTTGGCGTCGCCCGCTTCGACCTCGCGCTGGTGGTTGCCGACGGCCGCCTGTCGCTCGTTCCGCGCCGATGGTCGGTGCTGGGCGTTCCCCTGCCGCTGGCTCTGGCGCCGGCGGGATCCGCCTTCGAGACGGTCGAAGACGGCCGCTTCCGCTTCCACGTCGAGATCGGCCATCGCCGTCTCGGCCTGATCGTGCGCTATCGCGGCTGGCTCGAGCCGGCGCCGGAGGGCTCCCCTGAGCAAAGCGGGGTTCCAAGCCAGGGGGCGCGGGGTTAG